Genomic DNA from candidate division WOR-3 bacterium:
GGCTAAGTTAAGAAACTCCCAAGACATAACTCCATTTCACCTCACTGAATTTTGTATATATTTACCTAAACATTTTGGCTCTTAACGCAACCTATTGACCAGGAGCGTTGTATTGATAATATCTATTGATTTTATGCATGAGGAAACCCTATCCGATGTATTCCAACTGGCTATTTCAGCTGAAGAGGAAAGTTTAAAGAGATATCTTGAGTTTGCCATAGGAACCAAGGATGAAAACGGAAAGAATATGTTCATCAGGCTGGCCCAGGATGAGTTTATGCATCAAAGGTTGTTAAAGAGGATGCTTGAAGAACTGAAAGATAAGGGCACCTGTTCAGTTGTTGAAACCCCACCAACAGTTATTGAGAAACTTGTGCCCAAAATTGGTGACAAAAGCCTGCGGGTCAAAGGAAAGGAAGGGCAATCTGCGCTTGACGCCCTTTTAACCGCACTCAACCTTGAGATTAATGCCCGCAACTTTTACCAAAAGCAGGCAGAAACAGCCGGACCAGAATCAGTGCGCGCAGTCTTTCTCCGCCTCGCCCAGATGGAACAGGCGCACAGCGAACTGATTCAGGCGGAGATTGATTATATTCAGAAGACCGGTTTCTGGTTTGGGTTTCAGGAGTTTACACTTGAGGCGAACCCTTAGGCGATAAACTCCGACCGCTCCTTGAACTCAATCCCCAACTTCTTCAGTTCCTCAAGAACGGGCTGGTATATCTCCTTTTTTACTGGAATCTGAACGCCGCTCAGGCGCAATTTCCCTTCAAGAATCATCTTTACCGCAATTGCTGCGGGCAGGCTGACGGTCCTTGCCATTGCCGAATCACCATCAGGCTCGCCGTAGTCTATCAATGTGGACTCAACCTTTTCCCTCTTCCGGTCAGGGTACTCAATCTCGAACTGGTGATGCAGGACAATCATATCCCGCTCACCTGGCTGATACCCCATCTTCGCCAGCATCGCCTTGGCAAGGATGTCAAGATTAGAGCCGCTCTCAAGCCCGATTGGGCTATCATCAAAAAGACCGAGCCAGGCGAACCGCTCAATAACCGGATGGTCAAGAGATAGGTTTAGACGCCGGGCAACAAGGGCACGCAAATCACCACTGCCCGGCACAAACCCCTTAAGCCACTGGGAATAGGTCATACTCATAATGTCATTTCTTATCCCCTCCTCCTGGAGAACCCCCAAATCAACTATCGCCTGCATCGTCTCGCACCAGCCAGGGTTGCGCAGGGTTGCCCTTATCATCGTCCTGACCCCTTCCAGACCGTAGAGACCGATATAAGGCAAAGAGTTGCGGTTCGGGTATGCCTCAAACTCTCCTGCATCTTCAATCTTGACCCTCCAGAATGAGGCAAAGAGCCGGCTTGCCGGGACCATCACCTCCTTGCCATCCTTGAGAAACAGGGCGTTGTTTCTTGTTGCCATCAGAACCCCCTTCGGGCTCCAGGAGAACTTATAACCCCAAGGGTTGTTGTTCGCCTCAGGTGCGGGCAGACCCCCACAGGAGGAGATAAAACTGACAATTCTGCCGTTGTTTGCTCTGACCCGGTCAATGATTGCCATTGCCGACATATGGTCAATCCCGGGGTCAAGCCCGATTTCATTCAAAAAAATCAGATTTGCCCTTTTTGCCTCATCATCAAGGGCACGCATCCCATCACTCACATAGGAGGTGGTGACCAGATGCTTTTTGAGTGCCAGGCAGTGTTTGGCAACCACCGTGTGATAAACATAGGGCAGGAGGCTGACAACCACATCACTCCCCTTAACCAGCCGGTGCAAAGAAGGCTCATCATCAACAAGCAGTTCAACTGCTCTTCCGCGGGGACTATTTTCAATCAACTCCTGCGCCTTTTTTACTGTACGCGTTGCCACTGTTGTCTCAACATCGGGCAGGTTCAAAAGATAGCGCACCAGCGGTCTTGAAACCAGACCCGCTCCCAAAATCAGAACCCTTTTCATCTATCGCTCCTCTCTAAAAACCTCTCAAGGTACTGATAATCCTTGGTTAATACCCCTTTATGAACAATCAACCCCCGCTTCAAAGGCAGGGGCAAATCAAGCGCATCAAAATCCTTCTTAAAATCGGTTTGTGCCAGCACCGGGACAAAGGGCATTAGCGCCTGACCGAACTCGGCTGAAGAGTCAACCGCCAGTTCGCAGGGAAGGTTGTCAACCGCCATAATCGGTATCCCCTCCCCTTTAATACCATCAAGCGCCTTGTCACTAACAGGGTCATAAACGAAAAATGGCTCGCCCGGATTTGTTGCCCTGATTGTTGCCTCAATTGAGCCCTCAATGTCGCAGGAGATGTCGCCAATGATAATAAGCCGCAGGTCACCCGCTCTAAAAGCCTGGCGCAAATACTCCTTTGTCACCAGCCTTGGATAGCGGCTGTCCCAGTAAATGCAGTTCACCAAAACCGAAAGATAGGGCAGGTATCTTTCAAACCTTGACCGGTACAAATCAGGTCGGGCATAATACTCATTTAGGTCAAAACTGTGCCCGGGTTCCTTGGGTTCAACCGTATCCCTTTCCTTGAAAACAACCTGATAAATGGTTTTGGCATCACCGCCCTTAATTACCTCCGGCAAATCGTCAGGTGTGATTAAGGTTGTGCCCAATGCGCTTAAAACCTCGCCGGCACCCTTGGCAACATTGCCATACCCGGTCACCCCAATAATAAACGGCACCAACCTATCCGGCAGCCCCTCCTTGCGAATCCGCTCGCCAATTTGGGCAATCGCATTTTTGGCAACCTCAACCCTTTCATACTCATGGGCAAGTTTCACCTCAAGAAAAGGGGTTTTCAGACCGAAAACCTCAAGCCTTTTGCCAAGACCTGAAAGGGTATCAATCATTCCGGCAATCCCGGCAAACCTGCCAAAAAATATCAGCCTTCTCCCCTCATCATCGGTAATCTTCTCATAATCAATCAACGAACAGCCCAGTTCCATCATCCGCTTCAGCATCGGCATATTCTTCGCTTGCCCCTTGATAACATGGGCAAAGAAAAGATAGCTCCTTTCCGGTCTAAAAAAATCCAAAGGCATCTCCTTGATTCCAAGAACAACCGGACAATCTGAAATATCCTTTCTCACCTCTGCCCCTGCCCTCTGATACTCATCATCAGAAAATGCCCTGATTTCCGAATGCTGAACCTGAAACCTCAACCCCTCCCTTTTTATCAGTTCACCCACCTGAAAAGGTGTTAAAGGCGCCCTGCGCTCCCAGATGTTTTTGTCCTCACGCCTGATGCCAATGATATTTCCTGTCATTAAAGGTTACCTAAAAAGAAGGTTGTTAAAATTGTAACTTTATTAATATACCCAAATCTCAAACCCAGTCAAGGAAAGCTAAGAAGCCTCGTTTCCTATTTCAAATCAACAGACAACCCCAAAACCGAGCCAATCGCAAAAACCCTGTTCAATCCAATCTGAAAAATTATTAAGGGGGTAATCCCCGGGGAGGGGTCTGAAAAAGTGATGAGTTCGGCTAAGTTATTTATCTTTGAAACTTAACCTGATTTTTCCCGAAATCTTCTTGTATACTTATAAGTATACAAAACTGACAGGGATTAAAAGAGCCCTAAGACCCTTTCTACCTTGCAATCACAACCCTTCTATCTATTCCTGAACCGCTCCTTATGAAATAGACACCAGGTGAAAGATGCCGGACATCATTCTCGCCAGGCTTAAGTTCAAGCACCTTTCTACCGGTGACATCAACGAGAAACGCCTCTGACCCGTCATCGGTCATCGGTCTTCGGTCTCCTGTCTTCTCCCATCTTAACACATTGCGGACAATTGTGGCATTTAGCGGTGAGCCATTAGCCGTTCTCTGGAAGCGTTCCTCAACCCCAACCCCATAGAACTCTATCACCCGCAGTCCAGAATCCCCGTCTGCAACATAAGCATAATCTCCTGACGCCGTGAGGTCCAAAGCCCTGCCCGGTGTGTTATAATAGCCAACCTGAACAGGATGTGTAGGGTCTGAGACCAAAATCACCCGCAAACCACCAGCCTCTCCATCTGCCACATAGGCATAATTTCCTGATGCCGCCACACCCCAAGCCACGCCTGGTGTATCACAATAACCAATTTCTTGTGGATTTGTCGGGTCTGACACCAATGCAATCCGAAGACCATAATAACCATCAGCCACATAAGCATAATCGTCTGCAACCACTACACCCAAGGCATCGCCTGGTGTGTAATAATAGCCCACCTCTTGTGGATTTCTCGGATCTGACACCAATACCACCCGAAGCCCTCCCTCAAAGTCTGCCACATAAGCATAATCGTCTGCAACAGCTACATCAAAAGCACCCCCTGGTGTATCATAATAACCGACTTCTTGTGGATTTGTCGGGTCTGATACCAAAATAACTCTCAAACCATCCTCATAGTCTGCAACATAGGCATAACTGTCTGCAACCGCTACACCACAGGCATACCCTGGAGTATCATAGGAACCAACCCTATGTGGATTTGTGGGGTCTGATACCAAAATCACCTGCAGACCAAAAAAATCGTCTGCGACATAAGCATAATTTCCTGCAATCGCTATACCACAAGCATACCCTGGAGTATCGTAATAACCAACCTCTTGTGGACTTGTTGGATTTAATATTGAGATGACTCGAAGTCCAGAATAACCGTCTGCAACATAGGCGTAATTTCCAGAAACCGCTACACCCACAGCCCTGCCTGGTGTATCATAATAGCCAATCTCCCGGCAGTTAAGCGAGTCCGCATAAACAACCGCGGTCAAAGGAAAAACGACCACCACTGTCAGGACATATCTTTTCATTTTACCTCCCTTTATAAATCAATTATACCAATTTTATGACATTTGTCAAGTCGAGTCTTTACCCTAAATATATGAGCGAGCAACTCATTCCGCAGCAGTTATTTCTTGACATTTTTTAAAAGCGGCTAAAATATCATAAAATGAGCGTGAGGTATTACCTGCAGGTTTACGGCTGCCAGATGAACCTTTATGAGGCGGATTTGGTGCGTGCCATTCTGAATCAGGCTGGTTACGAAGAAACGGACAATGAGTTTGATTCCGAGGTGCTATTGATGATGACCTGTTCGGTGCGCGCCCATGCAGAAAACCGGGCGCTGGGCAGGCTGGCGCAGTTTGTCGGTCTGAAGAAGAAAGGGCAAGCCCAGGTTGTTGGTGTTCTTGGCTGTATGGCACAAAACCTTAAGGAAAAACTTGTGGAAAAGCATCAGGCGGATATTGTTGTAGGTCCTGACCGGTATCAACTTCTGCCCGAGTTTATTGTTAGTTGTCTTAGGGGTGATGGACCCAAAATAGCGGTGGATTTTTCCAATGAGTGCTATGAAAATATCCTGCCCGAAAAAAAGGTTGGTGTTACCGCGTTTGTCACGATAATGCGCGGTTGCAGTAACTTCTGCTCATACTGCATCGTCCCTTATGTGAAAGGACCAGAGCGCTCAAGACCGGTGGAATCAATATTAAAAGAGGTTCACCACCTCGCAAAAATGGGGGTGAAAGAGATTACCCTCCTCGGGCAGAATGTCCTTGCCTATAATCACCGGGGGGTTGACTTTTGTGCCCTTTTGGAAAAGGTCTGCGCATTCTCGGAAATCAGGCGGGTGAGGTTTCTCACCTCCCATCCGAGGGATCTGGATGAGCGCTTGGTAAGGACAATGGCATCCCTGCCTAAGGTCTGTCCGCAGTTGCATCTGCCATTGCAATCCGGTGCCAACCGGATATTAAATTTGATGAACCGCGGCTATACCGTTGAGGAGTATTTGAGCAAGGTGGCGCTGGTGCGGAAATACCTCCCTGAGGTCTCCCTTACCACCGACATCATTGTCGCATTTCCCACCGAGACCGAAGAGGAGTTTGAAGCCACCCTGACCTGTCTTGAAGGGGTGCGATTTGATTATGCCTATATGTTCAGATTTTCTCCCCGACCCGGCACCAGGGCAGCGGAGATTAAGCCATTGGTTCCCTTACCGGTTGCGAGCGAACGCCTGAGCCGATTGATAGCCACTCAAACCCGGATAACAAAGGAGCTGAGTTCGGCAATGGTTGGCAGGGAATATGAACTCCTGATAGAGGGCAAGAGCCCAAAGGGAAACGGCGCTCTGGGCAGAACGCCTCAGGGTAAGGTGGTAATCGTTGACCAAGAGGTTAATAACGGTAATCTTATAAGAGTGAAGATAACGGCTATTAGTGGCTGGACGCCAGTTGGAATACCAGTTGACAATCCAGCATTTGTCGGAGCCGCTTGCAGCCTAAAGATTAACCCTGTCTTGCAACGAGGAGGTTGAAAAATGGTGACATTAAGGATAATTCTGATCCTGCTGGCATTTGTGATTCTCTTCATCCTGGGTTGGCAGAACCAGTGTCCTGTCAGTGAGGTTAGGGTGTTCTTTCGCACCTTTTACGATGTGCCGATTGCCCTGGTTATGCTTTACTCCTTTGCATTTGGTGGCCTCTGCGTGGGGATTTTCACCATCATCTCCGAAATCAGGTTGCGAGCCCGGTTGCGCCGGCAACGGCATGAGATTGACGCCCTTACCGAAGAGTTGCGTGCCCTGCGAAATGCTCCCTTAAGTGTAATTGCAGAAACAGAAAAAAACGAACCGGCTCAAGAAAAGGAAGAGGATTAAATGTATCCCCTGATTATTGTCATCCTTGCTTTATTAATTGTTGCCCTTTATCCGGTTGTTCGCGACTTCCTCCGGCAACGTAAGAAGACCTTACCCAATTATGTTGAAGGTCTCCAACTATTGCTTGACGGCGAGGTCGAGAGGGCAAAAATAAAATTAAAGGCAGCGGTGGAGGAGGACACCGGCAATGTTGACGCCTATGTGAGGCTGGGCAACATCTTTCTTGACCAGGGGGATTTTGAGCGAGCATTGCAGATTCACGAAAGCCTAGCGCTCCGGCGCAATCTTAAAAGGGAGGAGGAGTTAAAGGTATACCGAGCGCTGGTTCGTGACTACTTAAAGACCAACCGCCGGGTAAAAGCCATACCCCTCTTGGAGGAAATCGTTCGGGCTGACCGCTCT
This window encodes:
- a CDS encoding lipopolysaccharide assembly protein LapA domain-containing protein, whose translation is MTLRIILILLAFVILFILGWQNQCPVSEVRVFFRTFYDVPIALVMLYSFAFGGLCVGIFTIISEIRLRARLRRQRHEIDALTEELRALRNAPLSVIAETEKNEPAQEKEED
- a CDS encoding bifunctional lysine ketoglutarate reductase /saccharopine dehydrogenase family protein codes for the protein MTGNIIGIRREDKNIWERRAPLTPFQVGELIKREGLRFQVQHSEIRAFSDDEYQRAGAEVRKDISDCPVVLGIKEMPLDFFRPERSYLFFAHVIKGQAKNMPMLKRMMELGCSLIDYEKITDDEGRRLIFFGRFAGIAGMIDTLSGLGKRLEVFGLKTPFLEVKLAHEYERVEVAKNAIAQIGERIRKEGLPDRLVPFIIGVTGYGNVAKGAGEVLSALGTTLITPDDLPEVIKGGDAKTIYQVVFKERDTVEPKEPGHSFDLNEYYARPDLYRSRFERYLPYLSVLVNCIYWDSRYPRLVTKEYLRQAFRAGDLRLIIIGDISCDIEGSIEATIRATNPGEPFFVYDPVSDKALDGIKGEGIPIMAVDNLPCELAVDSSAEFGQALMPFVPVLAQTDFKKDFDALDLPLPLKRGLIVHKGVLTKDYQYLERFLERSDR
- a CDS encoding ferritin family protein, producing MHEETLSDVFQLAISAEEESLKRYLEFAIGTKDENGKNMFIRLAQDEFMHQRLLKRMLEELKDKGTCSVVETPPTVIEKLVPKIGDKSLRVKGKEGQSALDALLTALNLEINARNFYQKQAETAGPESVRAVFLRLAQMEQAHSELIQAEIDYIQKTGFWFGFQEFTLEANP
- a CDS encoding saccharopine dehydrogenase C-terminal domain-containing protein, yielding MKRVLILGAGLVSRPLVRYLLNLPDVETTVATRTVKKAQELIENSPRGRAVELLVDDEPSLHRLVKGSDVVVSLLPYVYHTVVAKHCLALKKHLVTTSYVSDGMRALDDEAKRANLIFLNEIGLDPGIDHMSAMAIIDRVRANNGRIVSFISSCGGLPAPEANNNPWGYKFSWSPKGVLMATRNNALFLKDGKEVMVPASRLFASFWRVKIEDAGEFEAYPNRNSLPYIGLYGLEGVRTMIRATLRNPGWCETMQAIVDLGVLQEEGIRNDIMSMTYSQWLKGFVPGSGDLRALVARRLNLSLDHPVIERFAWLGLFDDSPIGLESGSNLDILAKAMLAKMGYQPGERDMIVLHHQFEIEYPDRKREKVESTLIDYGEPDGDSAMARTVSLPAAIAVKMILEGKLRLSGVQIPVKKEIYQPVLEELKKLGIEFKERSEFIA
- the miaB gene encoding tRNA (N6-isopentenyl adenosine(37)-C2)-methylthiotransferase MiaB — protein: MSVRYYLQVYGCQMNLYEADLVRAILNQAGYEETDNEFDSEVLLMMTCSVRAHAENRALGRLAQFVGLKKKGQAQVVGVLGCMAQNLKEKLVEKHQADIVVGPDRYQLLPEFIVSCLRGDGPKIAVDFSNECYENILPEKKVGVTAFVTIMRGCSNFCSYCIVPYVKGPERSRPVESILKEVHHLAKMGVKEITLLGQNVLAYNHRGVDFCALLEKVCAFSEIRRVRFLTSHPRDLDERLVRTMASLPKVCPQLHLPLQSGANRILNLMNRGYTVEEYLSKVALVRKYLPEVSLTTDIIVAFPTETEEEFEATLTCLEGVRFDYAYMFRFSPRPGTRAAEIKPLVPLPVASERLSRLIATQTRITKELSSAMVGREYELLIEGKSPKGNGALGRTPQGKVVIVDQEVNNGNLIRVKITAISGWTPVGIPVDNPAFVGAACSLKINPVLQRGG